A region from the Triticum urartu cultivar G1812 chromosome 1, Tu2.1, whole genome shotgun sequence genome encodes:
- the LOC125538799 gene encoding transcription factor TGA9-like, with amino-acid sequence MELEAATRRFQLWLRGLRSLRRDLRTARWADDPAQLAKLVAGYVSHFADYCAARAELDPVWTLAAPWASPVERGAAHWLAGWRPTTLVHLLYTESGSRFEAQLPDLLLGVRSGNLGDLSPAQLAQIDELQRRTVAQEDELSREMARVQEGHGAVGAGGELVDVGGLVGRVGAVLAGADALRLRTMKRAVEILEPAQAAELLVAAADMEIGFREFGLKYDGVGAGGS; translated from the coding sequence ATGGAGCTGGAGGCGGCGACGCGGCGCTTCCAGCTCTGGCTCCGCGGGCTGCGGTCGCTCCGCCGCGACCTCCGGACGGCGCGCTGGGCCGACGACCCGGCGCAGCTCGCCAAGCTGGTAGCCGGCTACGTGTCCCACTTCGCCGACTACTGCGCGGCGCGGGCGGAGCTGGACCCGGTGTGGACGCTGGCGGCGCCGTGGGCGAGCCCCGTGGAGCGCGGCGCGGCGCACTGGCTGGCCGGGTGGCGGCCGACCACGCTGGTCCACCTGCTCTACACCGAGTCCGGCAGCCGCTTCGAGGCGCAGCTCCCGGACCTCCTGCTGGGCGTGCGGTCGGGCAACCTGGGCGACCTCAGCCCGGCCCAGCTGGCGCAGATCGACGAGCTGCAGCGCCGCACCGTGGCGCAGGAGGACGAGCTGTCGCGTGAGATGGCGCGGGTGCAGGAGGGCCACGGCGCGGTGGGCGCCGGCGGGGAGCTGGTGGACGTGGGCGGGCTCGTCGGCCGCGTCGGCGCGGTGCTGGCCGGGGCGGACGCGCTGCGGCTGCGCACCATGAAGCGCGCCGTGGAGATCCTCGAGCCGGCGCAGGCGGCCGAGCTGCTCGTCGCGGCGGCGGACATGGAGATCGGGTTCCGCGAGTTCGGGCTCAAGTACGACGGCGTCGGCGCCGGCGGCTCGTAA